In Deinococcus maricopensis DSM 21211, one genomic interval encodes:
- the dnaA gene encoding chromosomal replication initiator protein DnaA, giving the protein MSQEIWADVLRYVRNNISEVEYHTWFAPVKPLGVQQGSLVLGVRNSFAQEWFRKHYLELLEDALRSLGAQSPQVSFQVLPAVQDAMMLPVNEPEVSPPPRTRALPGPAPLPVGSGENRKSLNPKYTFENFVVGPNNNLAHAAALAVAESPGRAYNPLFIYGDVGLGKTHLMHAVGHYIAERYPDKRIEYLSTESFTNELINAIRDDKMTQFRNKYRSVDLLLVDDIQFLAGKERTQEEFFHTFNALYENHKQIILSSDRPPKDIQTLEGRLRSRFEWGLITDIQSPEFETRVAILKMNAEHRHIDIPQDVLEQVARQVTSNIRELEGALMRVVAFSSLNNVPFSRAVAAKALSDVFASQEVNVEMKDVLRVVGERFGVSTDILKGAGRARDVVVPRQVAMYLIRELTSHSLPEIGQFFGRDHSTVLHSIQKVTEAVGKDADLTAHIDALRQILQGGDPLGGGL; this is encoded by the coding sequence ATCTCGCAGGAAATCTGGGCGGACGTGCTGCGTTACGTCCGCAATAACATCTCCGAAGTGGAGTACCACACATGGTTCGCGCCGGTGAAACCGCTCGGCGTACAGCAGGGCTCCCTGGTCCTCGGCGTGCGCAACTCCTTCGCGCAGGAGTGGTTCCGCAAACACTACCTGGAACTGCTCGAAGACGCCCTGCGCAGTCTGGGAGCGCAGAGCCCCCAGGTGAGCTTCCAGGTGCTGCCGGCCGTGCAGGACGCCATGATGCTGCCCGTCAACGAACCTGAAGTGTCCCCGCCGCCCAGGACGCGGGCGCTGCCGGGGCCAGCGCCGCTGCCCGTGGGCAGCGGGGAGAACCGCAAGAGCCTGAACCCGAAGTACACCTTCGAGAACTTCGTGGTCGGCCCGAACAACAACCTCGCGCACGCGGCCGCGCTGGCCGTCGCGGAGAGTCCTGGTCGGGCGTACAACCCGCTGTTCATCTACGGGGACGTCGGCCTGGGCAAAACCCACCTGATGCACGCCGTCGGGCATTACATTGCGGAACGTTACCCGGACAAGCGCATCGAGTACCTGTCCACCGAAAGCTTCACGAACGAACTGATCAACGCCATCCGCGACGACAAGATGACGCAGTTCCGCAACAAGTACCGCTCCGTGGACCTGCTGCTGGTGGACGACATCCAGTTCCTGGCGGGCAAGGAACGCACGCAGGAGGAGTTCTTCCACACCTTCAATGCGCTGTACGAGAACCACAAGCAGATCATCCTCAGCTCGGACCGCCCGCCGAAGGACATCCAGACGCTGGAGGGGCGGCTGCGCAGTCGCTTTGAGTGGGGCCTGATCACGGACATCCAGTCACCGGAGTTCGAGACGCGCGTGGCGATCCTGAAAATGAACGCCGAGCACCGCCATATCGACATTCCGCAGGACGTGCTGGAGCAGGTCGCGCGGCAGGTCACCAGCAACATCCGTGAACTGGAGGGCGCCCTGATGCGCGTCGTGGCGTTCTCCAGCCTGAACAACGTGCCCTTCTCGCGCGCCGTGGCCGCTAAGGCCCTGAGTGACGTGTTCGCCTCGCAGGAGGTGAACGTCGAGATGAAGGACGTGCTGCGCGTCGTCGGTGAGCGTTTTGGCGTGAGCACCGACATCCTTAAGGGGGCCGGGCGCGCTCGGGACGTGGTGGTGCCGCGTCAGGTGGCCATGTACCTGATTCGGGAGCTGACGAGCCACTCGCTGCCGGAAATCGGGCAGTTTTTTGGGCGGGACCACTCGACGGTGCTGCACTCCATTCAGAAGGTGACCGAGGCCGTCGGGAAGGATGCCGACCTGACAGCGCACATTGACGCCTTGCGGCAGATTCTGCAGGGTGGCGACCCTCTGGGCGGTGGCCTGTGA
- the pyk gene encoding pyruvate kinase has protein sequence MKHFDRATKIVATIGPASRNPETLERMIDAGLNVVRMNFSHGDQEDHRQTYDMVRALAKKKGVSIGILQDLQGPKIRVGRFKDGPVTLSAGQPFIITMDDVEGTAERVSSTYKGLALDVRPGMALLLDDGNMALEVTKVQGHDVHTVVTVGGVLKNNKGINVPEADLTVPALSDKDVEDLTFGAELGVDWVALSFVRSRDDLLLARHYLARAGSRAKLMAKIEKPQAVERFDDILKECDGVMVARGDLGVEMRPEQVPIIQKRLIRACREAGKPVITATQMLESMINLPRPTRAEASDVANAIFDGTDAVMLSAESAAGLYPVEAVSMMDHIAREAEASAEYKIMQAQEIDTTLAQDAIAQAACNIGERMDLAAIVTFTKTGGAATRVAKNRPKLPILALTPNEQTRSQLALSWGIVPILSEDPHDTDDMVRIANNTLRDSRLAAVGERYVITAGVPFGVAGSTNMLRVEKLRQ, from the coding sequence ATGAAGCACTTTGATCGCGCCACCAAGATCGTCGCGACGATCGGCCCGGCCAGCCGCAACCCGGAAACCCTGGAGCGCATGATTGACGCGGGCCTGAACGTCGTCCGCATGAACTTCAGCCACGGCGACCAGGAAGACCACCGCCAGACGTACGACATGGTCCGCGCCCTCGCCAAGAAAAAAGGCGTGAGTATCGGCATCCTGCAGGACCTGCAGGGGCCTAAGATCCGCGTGGGCCGCTTCAAGGACGGCCCGGTCACGCTGAGCGCTGGCCAGCCGTTCATCATCACCATGGACGACGTGGAAGGCACCGCCGAGCGCGTCAGCAGCACTTACAAGGGCCTCGCGCTCGACGTGCGCCCCGGCATGGCACTGCTGCTCGACGACGGCAACATGGCCCTTGAAGTCACTAAGGTGCAGGGCCACGACGTGCACACCGTCGTGACGGTCGGCGGCGTCCTGAAGAACAACAAGGGCATCAACGTCCCCGAAGCGGACCTGACGGTCCCCGCGCTCAGCGACAAGGACGTCGAGGACCTGACCTTCGGCGCGGAGCTCGGCGTGGACTGGGTGGCGCTCAGCTTCGTGCGCAGCCGCGACGACCTGCTGCTCGCCCGCCACTACCTCGCGCGCGCTGGCAGCCGCGCGAAACTGATGGCGAAAATCGAGAAGCCGCAGGCCGTGGAACGCTTCGACGACATCCTCAAGGAGTGCGACGGCGTGATGGTCGCGCGCGGCGACCTGGGCGTCGAGATGCGCCCGGAACAGGTGCCGATCATCCAGAAACGCCTGATCCGCGCGTGCCGCGAAGCTGGCAAGCCGGTCATCACGGCCACGCAGATGCTCGAGAGCATGATCAACCTGCCGCGTCCCACCCGCGCGGAAGCGTCCGACGTGGCGAACGCCATTTTCGACGGCACTGACGCCGTGATGCTCAGCGCCGAGAGCGCCGCCGGCCTGTACCCGGTCGAAGCCGTCAGCATGATGGACCACATCGCCCGCGAAGCGGAAGCCAGCGCCGAGTACAAGATCATGCAGGCCCAGGAGATCGACACGACGCTCGCGCAAGACGCCATCGCGCAGGCTGCGTGCAACATCGGTGAGCGTATGGACCTCGCGGCCATCGTGACGTTCACGAAGACCGGCGGGGCCGCCACGCGCGTCGCGAAGAACCGCCCGAAGCTGCCGATTCTGGCGCTCACGCCCAACGAGCAGACGCGCAGTCAGCTGGCGCTCTCGTGGGGCATCGTGCCGATCCTCAGCGAGGACCCGCACGACACCGACGACATGGTGCGCATCGCGAACAACACCCTGCGCGACAGCCGCCTCGCCGCGGTCGGCGAGCGGTACGTCATCACGGCGGGCGTGCCGTTTGGCGTGGCGGGCAGCACGAACATGCTGCGCGTCGAGAAACTTCGGCAGTAA
- the tyrS gene encoding tyrosine--tRNA ligase, whose translation MTDIRRNVPVLEQLAVLKRGVVDLVTEEDLKTKLERGTPLRVKLGADPTRPDLHLGHAVILRKMRQFQDLGHKVIMLIGDFTAMIGDPSGKSKTRPPLTLEETRANAVSYLEQCKLVLRSDPEVLEVRFNGEWLEPMGYADIIRLASKYTVARILERDDFTKRLAAGTPVQMHELLYPLTQGYDSVALEADVELGGTDQLFNNLVGRALQRDYGQAAQVVMTLPLLVGLDGVEKMSKSLDNYIGLTDEAHEMFAKLMKVPDTLLLNYFTLLTDLSEARIEELLAGHPVTAHRELARAVTAWLHPEADLDAAEERYKAVAKGGIPENIPSVTVPTEELNADGVVGLFRLVALAGLEPSNGAARKLIQNRGLKVNGEAATDPQTAVTIPAEGLVLQKGKDKFVRLLPAT comes from the coding sequence ATGACCGACATCAGACGCAACGTCCCCGTACTGGAACAGCTCGCGGTCCTCAAGCGTGGCGTGGTGGACCTCGTGACCGAGGAGGACCTGAAAACGAAGCTGGAGCGCGGCACGCCCCTGCGCGTGAAGCTCGGCGCGGACCCGACCCGCCCGGACCTGCACCTCGGGCACGCCGTGATCCTGCGCAAGATGCGGCAGTTCCAGGACCTCGGGCACAAGGTGATCATGCTGATCGGCGACTTCACGGCGATGATCGGCGACCCGAGCGGCAAGAGCAAGACGCGCCCGCCGCTCACGCTGGAAGAGACCCGCGCGAACGCCGTGAGCTACCTGGAGCAGTGCAAGCTGGTGCTGCGCTCGGACCCGGAGGTGCTAGAGGTCCGCTTCAACGGCGAGTGGCTGGAGCCGATGGGGTACGCCGACATCATCCGCCTCGCCAGCAAGTACACGGTGGCGCGCATCCTGGAGCGCGACGACTTCACCAAGCGCCTCGCGGCGGGCACGCCCGTGCAGATGCACGAACTGCTGTACCCGCTCACGCAGGGGTACGACAGCGTGGCGCTGGAGGCGGACGTGGAGTTGGGCGGCACGGACCAGCTGTTCAACAACCTGGTGGGGCGCGCGCTGCAGCGCGACTACGGGCAGGCGGCGCAGGTCGTGATGACGCTGCCGCTGCTGGTCGGCCTGGACGGCGTGGAGAAGATGTCCAAGAGCCTCGACAACTACATCGGCCTGACGGACGAGGCGCACGAGATGTTCGCGAAGCTGATGAAGGTGCCGGACACACTGCTGCTCAACTACTTCACGCTGCTCACGGACCTGTCGGAAGCGCGCATTGAGGAGCTGCTCGCCGGACACCCGGTCACGGCGCACCGGGAACTGGCGCGCGCCGTGACGGCGTGGCTGCACCCGGAGGCTGACCTGGACGCCGCCGAGGAGCGCTACAAGGCCGTGGCGAAGGGCGGCATTCCCGAGAACATCCCCTCGGTGACGGTGCCGACCGAGGAGCTGAACGCGGACGGCGTGGTGGGCCTGTTCCGGTTGGTGGCGCTCGCCGGGCTGGAACCGAGCAACGGCGCGGCCCGCAAACTGATCCAGAACCGCGGGCTGAAGGTCAATGGCGAGGCGGCCACGGACCCTCAGACGGCAGTCACCATTCCGGCCGAAGGGCTGGTGCTGCAGAAGGGAAAAGACAAGTTCGTGCGCCTGCTCCCGGCAACTTAA
- the eno gene encoding phosphopyruvate hydratase — MKIENIIAREVLDSRGNPTVEAEVTLESGFVGRAIVPSGASTGTHEALELRDGGERYLGKGVLKAVENVNTEIAPELIGMDASSQVAIDRAMLALDGTPNKARLGGNAMLAVSMATARAASEGLGVPLYRYLGGNNAKTLPLPMMNLINGGAHADNSVDFQEFMVMPVGAPSFREALRYGAETFHQLKKVLSARGYNTNVGDEGGFAPDLGSNEEALEVLLEAIEKAGYEPGKDIAIALDPATSELYKDGQYHLEGEGRVLSSEEMVDFWADWASRYPIVSIEDGLHEDDWAGWKLLTDTIGERVQLVGDDLFVTNPERLGRGLREGVANSILVKVNQIGTLTEAMDAIELAKRHRYTTVISHRSGESEDAFIADLAVATNAGQIKTGSASRSDRIAKYNQLLRIEHQLGDAAVFLGRAALLR, encoded by the coding sequence ATGAAGATTGAGAACATCATCGCCCGTGAAGTGCTCGACTCCCGAGGCAACCCCACCGTCGAAGCGGAAGTCACGCTGGAAAGCGGCTTTGTGGGCCGCGCCATCGTGCCCAGCGGCGCCAGCACCGGCACCCACGAGGCGCTGGAACTGCGTGACGGCGGCGAACGCTACCTCGGCAAAGGCGTCCTGAAGGCCGTCGAGAACGTCAACACCGAAATTGCCCCGGAGCTGATCGGCATGGACGCCAGCAGCCAGGTCGCCATTGACCGCGCCATGCTGGCCCTCGACGGCACCCCCAACAAGGCGCGCCTCGGCGGCAACGCCATGCTGGCGGTCAGCATGGCCACCGCCCGCGCCGCGAGCGAAGGCCTCGGCGTGCCGCTGTACCGCTACCTCGGCGGCAACAACGCCAAAACCCTCCCGCTCCCCATGATGAACCTCATCAACGGGGGCGCCCACGCCGACAACAGCGTCGACTTCCAGGAATTCATGGTCATGCCCGTGGGCGCACCCAGCTTCCGCGAAGCGCTCCGCTACGGCGCCGAAACCTTCCACCAGCTCAAGAAGGTCCTCAGCGCCCGCGGGTACAACACCAACGTCGGCGACGAGGGCGGCTTCGCGCCGGACCTCGGCAGCAACGAGGAAGCCCTCGAGGTGCTGCTCGAAGCCATCGAGAAAGCCGGGTACGAGCCCGGCAAGGACATCGCCATCGCGCTCGACCCGGCCACCAGCGAGCTGTACAAGGACGGTCAGTACCACCTCGAAGGCGAAGGCCGCGTGCTCAGCAGCGAGGAAATGGTGGACTTCTGGGCCGACTGGGCCAGCCGCTACCCCATCGTCAGCATCGAGGACGGCCTGCACGAGGACGACTGGGCCGGCTGGAAGCTGCTCACGGACACCATCGGTGAACGCGTGCAGCTCGTCGGCGACGACCTGTTCGTCACGAACCCCGAGCGTCTGGGCCGCGGCCTGCGCGAAGGCGTCGCGAACAGCATCCTCGTGAAGGTCAACCAGATCGGCACGCTCACCGAGGCGATGGACGCCATCGAACTTGCCAAGCGCCACCGCTACACCACCGTCATCAGCCACCGCAGCGGCGAAAGCGAAGACGCGTTCATCGCGGACCTCGCGGTCGCCACGAACGCCGGCCAGATCAAAACGGGCAGCGCCAGCCGCTCCGACCGCATCGCGAAGTACAACCAGCTGCTGCGCATCGAACACCAGCTCGGCGACGCCGCCGTGTTCCTGGGCCGCGCCGCGCTGCTGCGCTAA
- the dnaN gene encoding DNA polymerase III subunit beta, which produces MRAQVSKKALNEGVGMLERIIPARNSNPLLTALKVDATERGLTLSGTNLEIDLSCFVAAEVNEQAAFVVPAHLFAQIVRNLGGELVELEHSGNELAVRAGGSEFKLQTGDLSAYPPLSFPDHVDTTLDAAELAKALSSVRYAASNEAFQAVFRGIKLEYRGGQARVIASDGFRLALRDFAAHGDGQNLILPARSADELVRVLRDGEVRLAYGEGALGVTTDRVRMNVKLMDGDFPDYERVIPRDIKLQVRLQAAALKEAVSRVAVLADKNANNRVEFLVSEGTLRLATEGDYGRAQDTLTVEQAGDEPAMSLGFNAKYVLDALGPIDGAAELLFSGSTSPAMFRAVEGGGYLAVVVPLRV; this is translated from the coding sequence ATGCGCGCCCAGGTGAGCAAGAAAGCCCTGAACGAAGGGGTGGGGATGCTCGAACGCATCATCCCCGCACGCAACAGCAACCCCCTCCTCACCGCCCTCAAAGTGGACGCCACCGAACGTGGCCTCACCCTCAGCGGCACCAACCTCGAAATCGACCTGAGCTGCTTTGTCGCCGCCGAAGTGAACGAACAGGCCGCTTTCGTCGTGCCCGCGCACCTGTTCGCCCAGATCGTCCGCAACCTCGGCGGTGAACTGGTCGAACTGGAACACAGCGGCAACGAACTCGCCGTCCGCGCGGGCGGCTCCGAATTCAAACTGCAGACCGGCGACCTCAGCGCCTACCCGCCGCTCAGCTTCCCCGACCACGTGGACACCACCCTTGACGCGGCAGAACTGGCCAAGGCCCTCTCCAGCGTCCGCTACGCGGCCAGCAACGAAGCCTTCCAGGCGGTGTTCCGGGGGATCAAGCTCGAATACCGCGGCGGACAGGCGCGCGTGATCGCCTCCGACGGCTTCCGTCTGGCCCTGCGGGACTTCGCTGCGCACGGGGATGGCCAGAACCTGATCCTGCCCGCCCGCAGCGCCGACGAACTCGTGCGCGTGCTGCGGGACGGCGAGGTGCGCCTCGCGTACGGCGAAGGGGCGCTCGGCGTTACCACCGACCGCGTCCGCATGAATGTGAAGCTGATGGACGGGGACTTCCCCGACTACGAGCGCGTGATTCCCCGCGACATCAAGCTGCAGGTGCGCCTGCAGGCCGCGGCGCTCAAGGAGGCCGTGTCGCGCGTGGCAGTCCTGGCCGACAAGAATGCCAACAATCGCGTGGAGTTCCTGGTGTCTGAGGGAACGCTGCGGCTGGCGACCGAAGGGGACTACGGCCGCGCGCAGGACACCCTGACGGTCGAGCAGGCCGGGGACGAGCCGGCCATGAGCCTGGGCTTCAACGCGAAGTACGTGCTGGACGCCCTGGGCCCCATTGATGGTGCCGCTGAGCTGCTGTTCAGCGGGTCCACCAGCCCGGCGATGTTCCGTGCGGTGGAGGGCGGCGGGTACCTCGCGGTGGTCGTGCCGCTGCGCGTCTGA
- a CDS encoding tRNA (adenine(22)-N(1))-methyltransferase translates to MTLDARLEAAAQFIRAAVHADIGSDHAALPVALLTSGRVERAVIVEKTEGPLRNARAAVARAGLTDRCEVREGDGLAPLTPGEVESASMTGMGVRTMLGVLARAGDRLPPALVLQPNDDAAPLRAWARAQAYHLRGEALAPGFWTYPVLHLRRAEGPDPAYEGVPGALAERFGPHLLRARDPQLLAVLERQRARLAPLTAHARADVLRHLSDVQSALAWMHT, encoded by the coding sequence ATGACGCTTGACGCACGCCTGGAGGCAGCCGCGCAGTTCATCCGCGCGGCTGTGCACGCGGACATCGGCAGTGACCACGCCGCGCTGCCGGTGGCCCTGCTGACGAGCGGCCGGGTGGAACGCGCCGTGATCGTGGAGAAGACCGAGGGGCCGCTGCGCAACGCGCGCGCAGCCGTGGCCCGCGCGGGCCTCACGGACCGCTGCGAGGTCCGTGAGGGGGACGGACTCGCGCCCCTCACGCCCGGCGAGGTGGAGAGCGCCAGCATGACCGGCATGGGGGTGCGCACCATGCTGGGCGTGCTGGCGCGTGCGGGGGACCGCCTGCCGCCCGCGCTGGTGCTGCAGCCGAATGACGACGCGGCGCCGCTGCGGGCCTGGGCGCGCGCCCAGGCGTACCACCTGCGCGGTGAGGCGCTCGCGCCGGGCTTTTGGACGTACCCGGTGCTGCACCTGCGGCGTGCGGAGGGGCCGGACCCGGCGTACGAGGGCGTGCCGGGTGCCCTCGCGGAGCGGTTCGGGCCGCACCTGCTGCGCGCCCGCGACCCGCAACTGCTGGCGGTGCTGGAGCGGCAGCGCGCCCGCCTCGCGCCACTCACCGCGCATGCCCGCGCGGACGTCCTGCGGCACCTGAGCGACGTGCAGAGCGCCCTGGCCTGGATGCACACCTGA
- a CDS encoding YqhA family protein: MSAPDPHPPRRPALPGWGRALGFSLLIVELGVLSSFAFALVLFIAGVAQTVTTLRGALRHLGDADATEHLLVAAVQQADTLLVATALLIISLGLQMLFVGRIERVPAWLHIRTFDDLKAKLLGIVVVALVVKFFSVAVEWDGGSGVLAYGAAIAVVILAAAAYSGMLGRAAHPTPPDHARDDDA, translated from the coding sequence GTGAGCGCCCCCGACCCCCACCCGCCCCGCCGCCCTGCCCTGCCCGGCTGGGGCCGCGCGCTCGGCTTCTCGCTGCTCATCGTCGAACTGGGCGTGCTGAGCAGCTTCGCGTTCGCGCTGGTGCTGTTCATCGCGGGGGTCGCGCAGACCGTCACGACGCTGCGCGGCGCCCTGCGTCACCTGGGGGACGCGGACGCGACCGAGCATCTGCTGGTCGCGGCGGTGCAGCAGGCGGACACGTTGTTGGTCGCCACGGCCCTGCTGATCATCAGCCTGGGCCTGCAGATGCTGTTCGTGGGGCGCATCGAGCGGGTGCCGGCGTGGCTGCACATCCGCACCTTCGATGACCTGAAAGCCAAGCTGCTCGGCATCGTGGTGGTCGCCCTGGTGGTGAAGTTCTTCAGCGTGGCGGTGGAATGGGACGGCGGCAGCGGCGTCCTCGCGTACGGCGCGGCGATCGCCGTGGTGATCCTCGCGGCCGCGGCGTACAGCGGGATGCTGGGCCGCGCCGCCCACCCCACCCCACCCGACCACGCCCGTGACGATGACGCTTGA
- a CDS encoding MOSC domain-containing protein, producing MLTMQELRAHLPRAGVVEWLGVRSARRAPVLSVPEVEVHPLVGLIGDHGKVAPARLRALTGEPGEAPQAGAATPIPGGPGKRQVTLIQAEHLPVIAALAGLEEVTPELLRRNIVVRGLPLLALKDRRFRLGDVVLEGTGECHPCSRMEENLGPGGYNAVRGHGGLTARVIVGGTLRVGDVVEALPLHPVS from the coding sequence ATGCTGACCATGCAGGAACTGCGCGCGCACCTGCCCCGCGCGGGCGTCGTGGAGTGGCTCGGCGTGCGCAGCGCCCGCCGCGCGCCGGTCCTGAGCGTCCCGGAGGTGGAGGTGCACCCCCTCGTGGGCCTGATCGGCGACCATGGAAAGGTCGCGCCGGCGCGCCTGCGGGCCCTCACGGGTGAGCCCGGCGAGGCCCCGCAGGCCGGGGCCGCCACGCCCATTCCTGGTGGTCCGGGCAAGCGGCAGGTGACGCTCATTCAGGCGGAGCACCTGCCGGTCATCGCGGCGCTCGCCGGGCTGGAGGAGGTCACGCCGGAGCTGCTGCGCCGCAACATCGTCGTGCGCGGCCTGCCGCTGCTGGCCCTCAAGGACCGCCGCTTCCGCCTCGGGGACGTGGTGCTGGAGGGAACAGGGGAGTGCCACCCGTGCTCTCGCATGGAGGAGAACCTCGGCCCCGGAGGGTACAACGCCGTGCGCGGCCACGGTGGCCTGACGGCGCGCGTCATCGTGGGCGGCACCCTGCGGGTGGGGGACGTGGTGGAGGCCCTGCCGCTCCACCCCGTATCCTGA